In Sphingobacteriaceae bacterium, the following proteins share a genomic window:
- a CDS encoding lysophospholipase, with product MKNKIRYSLGFIVVASLLFSFTFLSKEKPTLFIIGDSTVKNGDNTGKDNLWGWGSFIQNYFDTLKISIHNDAIGGRSSKSFITDGRWDKLMSELKPGDFVIIQFGHNDRGPLDDTARARGTIKGTGEETKDIYNPVRKVKETVHTYGWYLRKYVNESKSKGAIPIICSLVPRNIWTNGRVERCNDDYTKWAKEVAAETKVSFIDLNNLVADKYEAMDSVKVKLFFPKDHTHTNLEGAKLNTETVVSGIKNLKENPLKNYLIQ from the coding sequence ATGAAAAATAAGATCCGTTACTCTTTAGGGTTTATCGTTGTCGCATCCCTTCTATTCTCTTTTACCTTTCTTTCAAAGGAAAAACCCACACTCTTTATTATTGGAGATTCTACTGTGAAAAACGGAGATAATACCGGCAAAGATAATTTGTGGGGCTGGGGAAGTTTTATCCAGAATTATTTCGACACCCTGAAAATTTCTATACACAATGATGCTATTGGTGGAAGAAGCAGTAAATCTTTTATTACCGACGGACGTTGGGATAAACTAATGAGTGAATTAAAACCCGGAGATTTTGTGATCATTCAATTTGGTCATAACGATCGGGGTCCGCTTGACGATACTGCTCGTGCGCGAGGCACCATTAAGGGAACTGGAGAGGAAACGAAAGACATTTATAATCCTGTTAGAAAAGTAAAGGAAACCGTACACACATACGGATGGTATCTTCGCAAGTACGTAAACGAAAGTAAATCAAAAGGAGCAATCCCTATTATTTGTTCTCTTGTTCCAAGAAACATCTGGACAAATGGAAGAGTAGAACGTTGCAACGATGATTACACTAAATGGGCTAAAGAAGTTGCTGCAGAAACCAAAGTCAGTTTTATTGACTTGAACAATCTGGTAGCAGACAAATACGAAGCAATGGATTCTGTAAAAGTAAAACTTTTTTTCCCGAAAGACCATACTCATACAAATTTAGAAGGTGCTAAATTGAACACCGAAACCGTAGTAAGCGGAATAAAAAATTTAAAGGAAAATCCGTTAAAAAATTATTTAATTCAATAA
- a CDS encoding exo-poly-alpha-D-galacturonosidase, which translates to MKKNLAICFLLISGFFFAQKTGDMSWVKKVGARKFPASQAVFNVNSYGAVNDGVTLSTESIQKAIDDCAKKGGGIISFNAGTYVMGSIFLKENVHLKIDKGVLILGSQNFLDYPEIDTRIAGIEMKWPAALINIMNTKNVAVSGEGVINARGKFCWDKYWTMRKEYDAKGLRWIVDYDAKRVRTFLVQNSSDVSLTGLTFENAGFWTVQLLYSDHLTVDGITIKNNKDGKGPSTDGIDVDSSSWVLIENCDIDCNDDDFCLKAGRDWDGLRVNKPTEYVVIRKCIARKGGGLLTLGSETSGYIRHVLATDLIAKGTGNGFHIKSATTRGGGVEDIHFENIQMDSVKNVFHFTMNWNPAYSYSKLPEGIDPENIPAHWTTMLNKVDPVEKGTPHFKDVYVKNIKVSSAKVIILAEGMKASYLQNFNFQDVNILGDEKGKIEFAENWTFKNVKLLSKSDKDLQVTESVNVTVPK; encoded by the coding sequence ATGAAAAAAAATCTTGCCATCTGTTTTCTTTTAATTTCTGGTTTCTTCTTCGCTCAAAAAACAGGTGACATGTCCTGGGTAAAAAAAGTAGGTGCCAGAAAATTTCCCGCCAGTCAGGCCGTTTTCAACGTTAATTCTTATGGAGCAGTTAATGATGGAGTTACTCTGTCAACAGAATCTATCCAAAAAGCTATTGACGATTGCGCCAAAAAAGGCGGTGGAATTATTTCGTTTAACGCAGGTACCTATGTTATGGGATCCATTTTCTTAAAAGAAAACGTACACCTTAAAATCGATAAAGGTGTTCTTATTTTAGGATCACAAAATTTTTTAGACTATCCCGAAATTGACACACGCATTGCAGGAATAGAAATGAAATGGCCCGCGGCCCTTATTAATATCATGAATACCAAAAATGTTGCTGTGAGTGGAGAAGGTGTAATTAATGCAAGAGGAAAATTTTGCTGGGATAAATACTGGACAATGCGAAAAGAATACGATGCTAAAGGTTTACGATGGATAGTGGATTATGATGCCAAACGCGTGAGAACTTTTCTCGTACAAAATTCATCTGATGTTTCACTCACAGGTCTCACTTTTGAAAACGCCGGTTTTTGGACCGTTCAGCTGCTGTACTCAGATCATCTTACGGTTGATGGTATAACTATTAAAAATAACAAAGACGGTAAAGGTCCTAGTACCGATGGAATAGATGTAGATTCCTCTAGTTGGGTTTTAATTGAAAATTGTGATATCGACTGCAATGATGATGATTTTTGTTTGAAGGCAGGAAGAGACTGGGATGGTTTGCGTGTGAACAAACCTACAGAATACGTTGTTATTAGAAAATGTATTGCGCGAAAAGGTGGTGGACTCTTAACTTTAGGAAGCGAGACATCAGGGTATATTCGCCACGTACTGGCCACGGATCTTATTGCAAAAGGTACGGGTAACGGATTTCATATCAAATCAGCAACCACTCGCGGTGGCGGTGTAGAAGACATTCACTTTGAAAATATTCAAATGGACAGTGTGAAAAATGTTTTTCATTTTACTATGAATTGGAATCCGGCCTACAGTTACTCAAAATTGCCGGAAGGAATAGACCCGGAAAATATTCCAGCGCATTGGACAACCATGTTAAATAAAGTAGACCCCGTTGAGAAAGGAACTCCGCATTTTAAGGATGTGTATGTAAAAAACATTAAAGTGAGTAGTGCCAAAGTGATCATACTCGCTGAAGGCATGAAAGCGTCTTATCTGCAAAATTTTAATTTCCAGGATGTAAACATACTTGGTGACGAAAAAGGAAAAATTGAATTTGCCGAAAACTGGACTTTTAAAAATGTAAAGTTGTTGTCTAAAAGTGATAAAGACCTGCAGGTAACGGAGTCTGTAAATGTAACTGTTCCAAAATAA
- a CDS encoding heme oxygenase, which produces MQNERLKQLEAEIESLRHQVKTHPIYNEIKSLEDLTIFMEQHVFAVWDFMSVLKVLQQKLTSIHVPWIPRGNAKTRYMINKIVLEEESGIDHEGNRSSHFEIYLKAMEQVGCDMRPVLSLLNKLKSGESFSNSLATSNIRGSARRFIKNTIETSISGDKVHVQAAVFTFGRRDLLPDMFINFIQELDHQNPERVSIFKYYIDLHIKDKDDDLSKVAHEMTRELCGDDEMKWTEATYAINRSLLGRIELWDSILERIKQPVHL; this is translated from the coding sequence ATGCAAAACGAAAGACTTAAACAACTAGAAGCTGAGATTGAAAGCTTAAGGCATCAGGTAAAAACTCATCCAATTTACAATGAAATAAAATCTCTCGAAGATCTTACAATATTTATGGAACAACATGTATTTGCCGTGTGGGATTTCATGTCTGTTTTAAAGGTTCTGCAACAAAAACTTACTTCAATTCATGTTCCCTGGATTCCGAGAGGGAATGCAAAAACGAGGTATATGATCAATAAAATAGTGTTGGAAGAAGAAAGTGGAATTGATCATGAAGGAAATCGTAGCAGTCATTTTGAAATTTACCTGAAGGCTATGGAACAAGTGGGTTGTGATATGCGGCCTGTTCTTTCGTTACTCAATAAATTAAAAAGTGGCGAATCCTTCAGCAACTCATTAGCTACAAGTAATATTCGCGGTTCAGCACGCCGGTTTATTAAAAATACAATTGAAACCTCTATTTCTGGCGACAAGGTGCACGTGCAGGCTGCAGTGTTCACTTTCGGCCGCAGAGATTTACTTCCTGATATGTTCATCAATTTTATCCAGGAGCTGGATCATCAGAATCCTGAGCGTGTAAGTATTTTCAAATACTACATAGATCTGCACATTAAAGATAAAGACGATGATCTTTCGAAGGTTGCTCATGAGATGACGCGTGAACTTTGCGGAGACGACGAAATGAAATGGACAGAGGCCACCTACGCGATAAATCGTTCGCTGCTGGGGAGAATAGAATTATGGGATTCTATTCTTGAAAGAATTAAACAACCTGTTCACCTTTAA
- a CDS encoding branched-chain amino acid aminotransferase, with protein sequence MNYYNEDSIVFINGEFKNVKETNCNLYAQSLHYGYAVFEGIRAYMTPKGTVIFKGLEHFERLKRSCDLIYLPLAYTAQELEKATYKLLELNNLKEAYIRPLAYAQEPNMSLTAPLKADLLIAAWDWPKYLGDRTLRLMISSYQRPNPFAVPIESKCAGQYANSIIASTEAKLKGYDEALLLDAQGNIAEGPGANFFMEKNGILYTPPKGNILSGITRSTIIELAEKRGITVKVGHIRPESLVGADGAFYTGTASEVVGIQSVNDSIFAKKFSDTIGAMLADDYTKLVKGVASEMVAA encoded by the coding sequence ATGAATTATTATAATGAAGATTCCATTGTTTTTATCAATGGAGAATTTAAAAATGTGAAAGAGACAAATTGCAATTTATATGCACAAAGTCTGCACTATGGATATGCCGTTTTTGAGGGTATTAGAGCCTACATGACGCCAAAGGGTACTGTTATATTTAAAGGATTGGAACATTTCGAACGCTTGAAGCGCTCGTGTGATCTCATTTATCTTCCGCTTGCATACACTGCGCAGGAACTGGAAAAAGCAACCTACAAATTACTGGAATTAAATAACCTGAAGGAAGCCTATATTCGTCCACTGGCTTATGCACAGGAACCTAACATGTCGTTAACTGCGCCGTTAAAGGCAGATCTTTTAATCGCAGCATGGGACTGGCCCAAATATTTAGGCGACAGAACATTGCGCCTTATGATTTCTTCTTATCAAAGACCAAATCCATTTGCTGTACCTATTGAATCAAAGTGTGCAGGACAGTATGCAAATTCTATTATTGCAAGCACAGAAGCAAAATTAAAAGGCTATGATGAAGCGCTACTTTTAGATGCACAGGGAAATATTGCCGAAGGACCGGGAGCTAATTTCTTCATGGAAAAAAACGGTATACTTTATACACCGCCAAAAGGAAATATTTTAAGTGGAATTACGCGGAGTACAATTATTGAGCTGGCAGAAAAAAGGGGCATCACTGTAAAAGTCGGACACATTCGCCCGGAAAGTTTAGTAGGAGCAGATGGTGCCTTTTACACGGGAACAGCATCAGAAGTTGTGGGTATTCAATCGGTAAATGATAGTATTTTCGCTAAGAAATTCAGCGATACAATCGGTGCAATGTTAGCAGACGATTACACAAAACTTGTAAAAGGTGTAGCCTCAGAAATGGTTGCTGCCTGA
- a CDS encoding arylsulfatase: MKNLLFTISLVLALITKAQTAQGPNIIFILADDLGYGDVGCYGQQKIKTPNIDALAREGKRFTQFYSGTAVCAPARTSLMSGLHTGHTPIRGNKTFKPEGQTPLPDSIITFATRLQNSGYNTAAFGKWSLGFIGTSGDPAKKGIQNFYGYNCQTLAHDYYPDHLWENTTRIEFPSNARKHDHYSADIIHEKAMQFISAQNKEKPFFIYLPYTLPHADLNLPEDSVYKSYVQLFNEPTRNISSPADTIGGKLFQKYPHAAFAAMVSRLDRYVGEITQLIDKMGFGENTIIIFTSDNGPHREGGADPEFFKSGGIYKGIKRDLYEGGIREPFIARWKGTIKPGVDNSSIFALYDFYNTVMDLSKQPAAYYTKDGISFLPTLLDKKQSQHLYLYWELNEFGGKQAIRVGKWKGVKTNILENANSPLELYDLEKDPSELYNLAEKNPAVAKKLNVLIQSAHVANKDWPLLLNENKSSLHEK; the protein is encoded by the coding sequence ATGAAAAATCTCTTATTTACAATTTCTCTTGTACTAGCACTTATTACAAAAGCACAAACAGCCCAGGGGCCTAATATTATTTTTATTCTTGCCGACGACCTTGGTTATGGCGACGTAGGATGTTATGGTCAGCAAAAAATAAAAACACCGAATATTGACGCACTTGCCAGAGAAGGAAAACGTTTTACGCAATTCTACTCAGGTACTGCGGTTTGCGCGCCTGCACGCACTTCCCTTATGTCGGGCTTACATACGGGCCATACACCAATTCGTGGTAACAAAACTTTTAAACCTGAAGGACAAACTCCACTTCCTGATTCGATTATTACTTTCGCAACCCGTCTACAAAATTCAGGCTATAACACTGCAGCTTTTGGAAAGTGGTCTTTGGGATTTATAGGAACATCGGGCGATCCTGCTAAGAAAGGAATTCAGAACTTTTATGGTTATAATTGTCAAACATTAGCTCACGATTATTATCCCGATCATCTTTGGGAAAATACAACCCGCATCGAATTTCCTTCGAATGCACGTAAGCACGACCATTATTCTGCGGACATTATTCATGAAAAAGCCATGCAATTTATTAGCGCGCAAAACAAAGAAAAACCCTTCTTTATTTATTTACCTTACACACTTCCTCACGCTGATTTAAATTTACCAGAAGATTCTGTTTATAAAAGTTACGTGCAATTGTTTAACGAACCTACTCGCAACATAAGCAGTCCTGCAGATACCATCGGCGGAAAATTATTTCAGAAATACCCACACGCTGCTTTTGCTGCTATGGTTTCCAGACTGGATAGATACGTAGGAGAAATAACACAACTGATTGATAAAATGGGGTTTGGGGAGAATACTATAATTATTTTTACGAGCGACAATGGTCCTCATCGCGAAGGCGGAGCAGACCCGGAATTCTTTAAAAGCGGCGGTATTTACAAAGGCATAAAAAGAGATCTTTACGAAGGTGGTATTCGCGAACCGTTTATTGCCCGCTGGAAAGGGACTATCAAACCAGGTGTGGACAATTCAAGTATTTTTGCACTCTACGATTTTTATAATACGGTAATGGATCTGTCAAAACAGCCCGCGGCCTATTATACAAAAGATGGCATCTCTTTTCTGCCAACTTTGCTGGATAAAAAACAAAGTCAGCACCTCTATTTATATTGGGAGCTAAATGAGTTTGGTGGTAAGCAAGCCATTCGCGTTGGAAAATGGAAAGGAGTAAAAACAAACATACTCGAAAATGCGAATTCACCTCTGGAACTATACGATCTCGAGAAAGATCCATCAGAACTTTATAATCTTGCAGAAAAAAACCCTGCAGTTGCTAAAAAATTAAATGTACTCATTCAGTCTGCACATGTCGCTAATAAGGACTGGCCGCTGCTTTTAAACGAAAACAAGTCTTCATTACATGAAAAATAA
- a CDS encoding SusC/RagA family TonB-linked outer membrane protein, which yields MKKKLLTWCLTLLSIAAFAQTRTITGKIIGSAKDTLAGVVVKEKGTSNGTLTDANGNFSLVVADTANVTLQLSAVGFRDKEVKLGTLSSANLTLEEDAELLDDVVIVGYGTQKASSISGAIATFKADNLEERPVARVDQALVGQMAGVQVKQTSGAPGKAMSIQVRGAGSISGGNEPLYVLDGFPLSQSAPGASGSFATNPLDNINPNDIESIQVLKDASAAAIYGSRAANGVVIITTKKGKSGKPQLNFNVTSGFSQASKRVKMMDGDQWINRATEMINAQWVASGTGRTASQTTEQRRQILNLPAGGINPTYMLDDRWAQPGRPGLQEINWQDEIFRTGFMQNYQLSASGATDYMRYYISGNVGSQDGFVKGMDFTNYSARANVEVTPNKKFKFGINLAPTFSIRNDPGVEGKDGILHQAVSFSPIQEASSGLHVNTYDNAGYIWSNSLNSSVDKLTTQVGENKLFRTLATTYLNYEVLPGLVARTTVNLDNADNTRKTFIPYTLVGTLASRQGQPGVNTSGTYSAYRNQTFVNENTLGYSKKFKEVHNLSVLAGHAYTTGKIDNVNIASTGGYANSSITTLNAATGITGPASTNTSESKNVLISYFGRVQYDYAGKYLLSASLRRDGSSRFGANNKWGYFPSASAAWRISSEKFMAKTTKIMNDLKLRASWGRSGNYNIGDYSSISTLGFSNYTYNGALATGQAPNILANPDLSWEKTETFNYGVDMGFFKNRITFSADYYTKRSTDLLLNVPVLQSTGFVTSLSNVGEVLNKGWELELTSNNVVRKSFSWKTSANLTHNKNEVIALGKGQTKIELPSSFDISNTVLQVGDQMNSIYVVQQDGYLTAQDIADHAPVYGTQTVGDPKYVDANGDNKIDANDRVVVGHPNPNYIFGLTNTVKYKGFDLSVLVQGQQGGSVYSLFGRAINRTGQGSQDNTLAENEGTKYYSTFGRIVNTDWLYSSDYLSIRSIVLGYDLKKVIKSEKIQAARFYVSLENYFSWNKYKGGFNPEASNTDLSGSAVFPNAGDYGGLPLAKSLIFGLNITF from the coding sequence ATGAAAAAAAAACTACTAACATGGTGCCTTACATTACTGTCCATAGCAGCGTTTGCTCAAACGCGGACTATAACGGGCAAGATTATTGGTTCTGCAAAAGACACCCTTGCCGGTGTTGTTGTAAAGGAAAAAGGAACCAGTAACGGAACATTAACCGATGCAAATGGCAACTTCTCTCTTGTTGTGGCCGATACTGCAAATGTTACACTTCAACTATCTGCCGTAGGATTTCGCGATAAGGAAGTAAAACTAGGAACACTTTCTTCTGCGAATTTAACTTTGGAGGAAGATGCAGAACTTCTCGACGATGTTGTTATTGTGGGATATGGTACTCAAAAGGCCTCATCGATAAGCGGCGCTATTGCGACATTTAAAGCCGACAACCTCGAAGAAAGGCCCGTGGCAAGGGTAGATCAGGCATTGGTAGGACAAATGGCCGGCGTGCAGGTAAAACAAACTTCCGGAGCCCCGGGTAAAGCCATGAGTATTCAGGTACGGGGTGCAGGATCTATTTCCGGAGGCAACGAACCTTTATACGTGTTAGATGGTTTTCCTTTAAGTCAGTCGGCTCCCGGAGCCAGTGGCAGCTTTGCAACAAATCCGCTCGATAATATTAATCCCAACGACATCGAATCTATTCAGGTTTTAAAGGATGCTTCGGCAGCAGCCATTTATGGATCACGCGCTGCAAACGGTGTTGTTATCATAACTACCAAAAAAGGAAAATCAGGAAAACCACAACTTAACTTTAACGTTACCAGCGGCTTTTCGCAAGCAAGTAAACGCGTAAAGATGATGGATGGCGATCAGTGGATTAACAGAGCAACAGAGATGATCAACGCTCAATGGGTAGCTTCTGGTACCGGAAGAACTGCTTCTCAAACAACAGAACAAAGAAGACAAATATTAAACTTACCTGCAGGGGGTATTAATCCAACTTATATGCTCGACGACCGCTGGGCGCAACCGGGTCGCCCTGGTCTGCAGGAAATAAACTGGCAGGATGAAATTTTCCGTACTGGTTTCATGCAGAATTATCAATTGTCAGCAAGCGGCGCTACTGATTACATGCGCTATTATATATCCGGAAACGTAGGTAGTCAGGATGGTTTTGTAAAAGGTATGGATTTTACAAATTATTCAGCAAGAGCTAACGTGGAAGTAACGCCTAATAAAAAATTCAAATTTGGTATTAATCTTGCGCCTACCTTTTCCATAAGAAATGATCCGGGTGTTGAAGGTAAAGATGGTATCCTTCACCAGGCAGTATCTTTTTCTCCTATACAAGAAGCCAGTTCTGGCTTGCACGTTAACACTTATGATAACGCTGGTTATATCTGGTCTAACTCACTTAATAGCTCTGTAGATAAATTAACTACTCAGGTAGGAGAAAATAAATTATTCAGAACACTTGCAACCACTTACCTCAATTATGAAGTGCTTCCGGGGCTTGTGGCGCGCACCACGGTGAATCTTGACAATGCTGACAATACAAGAAAAACATTTATACCTTACACGCTTGTAGGTACGCTTGCGTCAAGACAAGGTCAACCAGGTGTTAATACCTCAGGCACCTACTCGGCTTACCGCAACCAAACTTTTGTAAATGAAAATACACTAGGCTATTCGAAAAAATTCAAAGAAGTACACAACCTTTCTGTTCTTGCGGGTCACGCCTATACCACAGGTAAAATTGATAACGTAAACATCGCTTCAACGGGCGGCTATGCAAACAGCTCTATCACCACACTTAATGCAGCTACAGGTATTACTGGACCTGCAAGTACAAACACCAGCGAAAGTAAAAATGTATTAATCTCCTACTTCGGAAGGGTGCAATACGATTACGCAGGTAAATACCTTTTATCTGCAAGCTTAAGACGCGATGGGTCGTCTCGTTTTGGTGCTAATAACAAGTGGGGTTATTTCCCTTCTGCCTCTGCCGCCTGGAGAATTTCAAGCGAAAAATTCATGGCAAAAACGACGAAAATAATGAACGATTTAAAACTTCGCGCAAGTTGGGGTAGATCAGGAAACTATAACATTGGCGATTATTCAAGCATATCAACACTTGGTTTCTCAAACTACACTTACAATGGAGCTTTGGCTACCGGACAAGCGCCAAACATTCTTGCTAATCCTGATTTAAGCTGGGAAAAAACAGAGACATTTAACTATGGTGTTGATATGGGATTTTTTAAGAACAGGATTACTTTTTCTGCAGACTATTACACTAAAAGAAGTACTGACCTTTTATTGAACGTACCCGTACTACAATCTACAGGCTTTGTAACTTCTTTATCCAATGTAGGTGAAGTATTGAACAAAGGATGGGAATTAGAACTAACCAGCAACAATGTTGTGAGAAAATCCTTCAGCTGGAAAACATCTGCCAATTTAACACATAACAAAAATGAAGTGATTGCACTTGGTAAAGGTCAAACTAAAATTGAGCTTCCTTCCTCTTTTGATATTTCCAATACAGTGTTACAGGTGGGAGATCAGATGAACAGTATCTATGTTGTACAGCAAGATGGTTATCTTACTGCGCAGGATATTGCAGATCATGCACCGGTTTACGGAACACAAACTGTTGGAGATCCTAAATATGTAGATGCTAATGGTGACAATAAAATCGACGCCAATGACCGCGTAGTTGTAGGTCACCCCAACCCTAATTACATCTTCGGACTCACCAACACGGTAAAATACAAAGGATTTGATCTTTCTGTTCTTGTTCAGGGTCAGCAAGGTGGTAGTGTGTATTCTCTTTTTGGAAGAGCTATAAACCGCACGGGTCAAGGCTCACAAGATAATACACTTGCCGAAAATGAAGGAACAAAATACTATTCCACATTTGGACGTATCGTAAATACTGATTGGTTGTACTCTTCAGATTATTTAAGCATCCGTAGCATTGTTCTTGGTTATGATCTGAAAAAAGTGATAAAAAGCGAAAAAATCCAGGCTGCCAGATTTTACGTTTCTCTTGAAAATTATTTCTCCTGGAATAAATACAAAGGCGGATTTAATCCGGAAGCTTCTAATACAGACTTAAGTGGAAGTGCTGTTTTCCCTAATGCAGGAGACTATGGTGGACTTCCCCTAGCCAAATCACTAATTTTCGGTTTGAATATCACCTTTTAA
- a CDS encoding RagB/SusD family nutrient uptake outer membrane protein, giving the protein MKTTSKRYFPGLLVIALFVISSCKKDLNQIPISNSTTITFYKTQSDFTQALTAIYNDLRTFPNRMLNLSETRSDNLYAASDGGVRDWEGINGFASTLNNNPYIVEAYKTDFNGIYRVNEFLSQMETNGSIISNPALRTQYEAEAKFLRAFYYFDLVRWFGKVPLVDKVLTAKDAETIGRSPVADIYKFIIADLEFAKSNLPLNQTDKGRATLNAAKGILALVYMTRSGPTYGIEGPGLGTNDWQTANTLLGEIIASNKYSAVATFTSIFSYSNENSTEVVFDIQYLSGGIGVGANFVWLLTPDGYFQSFGLPTQGALFIRPVSQNFLNSFAAEPGDIRRAATITNSYVSNGVTESRPFYTKYVDVTKYGKDAADWPINYIVMRYTDVLLMKAECILHGATGSQGDVDAAVNLVRARAGLTPVSGVTMASLMEERRKEFAAEGLRWHDLVRSGLVTTIMPAWIAADDVQHRISPFQPNYIIYPIPLSELTTLPGLYTQNPGY; this is encoded by the coding sequence ATGAAAACAACTTCTAAAAGATATTTCCCCGGACTACTGGTAATCGCGTTATTTGTGATCTCTTCCTGTAAAAAGGATCTGAACCAAATACCAATTTCCAACTCTACAACAATCACTTTTTATAAAACGCAAAGTGATTTCACGCAAGCCTTAACAGCAATATATAATGACCTAAGAACTTTCCCAAACAGAATGCTCAATTTATCTGAAACACGTTCGGATAATTTATATGCTGCTTCTGACGGCGGAGTGAGAGATTGGGAAGGCATTAACGGCTTTGCTTCTACACTTAACAACAACCCATACATTGTAGAAGCGTACAAAACAGATTTCAACGGAATCTACCGTGTTAATGAATTCCTTAGTCAAATGGAAACTAACGGATCAATTATCTCAAATCCTGCCTTGCGCACGCAATATGAAGCAGAGGCTAAATTTTTACGTGCTTTCTACTATTTTGATCTTGTAAGATGGTTTGGCAAAGTTCCTCTCGTAGATAAAGTGCTCACTGCTAAAGATGCCGAAACAATTGGCAGAAGTCCGGTTGCAGATATTTACAAATTTATTATCGCCGATCTTGAATTTGCAAAATCAAATTTACCATTAAATCAAACGGATAAAGGGCGTGCTACTCTCAATGCCGCCAAAGGAATTCTTGCCCTTGTTTATATGACGCGTTCAGGTCCAACATACGGGATCGAAGGGCCGGGTCTTGGCACTAACGACTGGCAAACAGCAAATACACTTCTTGGAGAGATAATAGCAAGCAATAAGTACTCTGCAGTTGCAACCTTTACAAGCATATTTTCTTATAGTAATGAAAACTCAACTGAAGTTGTCTTCGACATACAGTACTTAAGCGGCGGTATTGGCGTAGGAGCTAACTTTGTATGGCTGCTGACTCCAGACGGTTACTTTCAATCTTTTGGTCTACCAACCCAGGGTGCACTTTTCATCCGTCCGGTTTCGCAAAACTTTCTAAATTCTTTTGCTGCAGAACCGGGTGACATTAGAAGAGCCGCTACCATTACGAATTCGTATGTTTCAAATGGCGTAACTGAATCGCGTCCGTTTTACACAAAATATGTAGACGTTACAAAATATGGAAAAGATGCAGCAGATTGGCCAATCAATTATATAGTGATGCGTTATACGGACGTGCTGCTCATGAAAGCAGAATGTATTTTACACGGCGCAACAGGCTCCCAGGGAGACGTTGACGCAGCTGTAAATCTGGTGCGCGCCCGGGCTGGTTTAACGCCCGTATCAGGCGTAACTATGGCAAGTTTAATGGAAGAAAGAAGAAAAGAGTTTGCTGCGGAAGGGTTGAGATGGCATGATCTTGTAAGAAGCGGTTTAGTAACAACTATAATGCCTGCATGGATTGCAGCTGATGATGTACAACATCGCATTAGTCCTTTTCAACCGAACTATATTATTTATCCCATTCCCCTGTCAGAATTAACTACGCTTCCTGGATTATATACACAAAATCCTGGATACTAA
- a CDS encoding alpha/beta hydrolase gives MTALKNHLLISLMAFTTLFKAQEIIPLYSGEIPNSKPCNLVESSTTTLRASDSVMVERVSHVTKPELIAFFPPAGKANGTSVIICPGGAYKILAINIEGYDVAKKLNAAGITAFVLKYRLPSDTSMRDKSIGPLQDAQRAIQLVKENAEKWRLDSTRVGLMGFSAGGHLASTAATHFKEVIPNAQKINLIPSFLILAYPVISFEDSLTHLISRSRLLGPSQSPEAIHLYSNDKQVSSKTPKTFIVHAIDDKGVKVENSLYFIAALKKYKVPVEVFLYAKGGHGFGILNKTTPVNWIDDCIRWINTN, from the coding sequence ATGACAGCTTTAAAAAACCACCTTTTAATAAGTCTTATGGCTTTTACAACACTTTTTAAAGCGCAGGAAATCATCCCTTTATACAGTGGAGAAATCCCTAATTCAAAGCCCTGCAACCTGGTAGAATCAAGTACTACAACCTTACGGGCTTCCGATAGCGTCATGGTCGAACGCGTCTCTCATGTTACAAAACCCGAGCTGATCGCTTTTTTTCCGCCGGCCGGAAAAGCAAACGGCACCTCTGTTATTATTTGCCCCGGTGGCGCATATAAAATTCTTGCTATAAACATTGAAGGTTATGATGTTGCTAAAAAACTAAACGCAGCGGGCATCACAGCGTTTGTTTTAAAATACCGGTTACCAAGTGACACCAGTATGCGCGATAAGAGTATTGGCCCTTTACAAGATGCCCAAAGAGCTATACAACTTGTAAAAGAAAATGCAGAAAAATGGCGGCTTGATAGCACAAGAGTTGGCTTGATGGGATTTTCAGCAGGCGGTCATCTTGCTTCTACTGCCGCAACCCATTTTAAAGAAGTAATTCCAAATGCTCAGAAAATAAATCTCATTCCATCTTTCTTAATTCTCGCATATCCTGTTATCAGTTTTGAAGACAGCCTGACACACCTTATCTCGCGCTCACGCTTGTTAGGACCATCACAATCACCTGAAGCAATACATTTGTATTCTAACGATAAACAAGTAAGTTCGAAAACACCTAAAACATTTATCGTTCACGCCATTGATGACAAAGGGGTGAAGGTTGAAAATTCATTGTACTTCATAGCAGCTTTAAAAAAATACAAAGTGCCTGTAGAGGTATTCTTGTATGCTAAAGGAGGCCACGGTTTCGGAATTCTAAATAAAACCACTCCCGTTAACTGGATCGACGATTGTATCCGTTGGATAAATACAAACTAA